One Pseudomonadota bacterium DNA window includes the following coding sequences:
- the msrB gene encoding peptide-methionine (R)-S-oxide reductase MsrB yields DRSGVFDKPVVTPILPVQPFFPAEEYHQDYYRKNPLRYKFYRTGSGRDRFLEKIWGEKKEPGISSKDPAELEKRLTPLQYKVTRQNGTEPPFLNQYWDNKIEGIYVDVVSGEPLFSSKDKYDSGTGWPSFTRPLVPANIVEKEDRALFSVRTEVRSRKGDSHLGHVFNDGPEPTGLRYCINSAALRFIPADKLAAEGYERYW; encoded by the coding sequence AGACCGGAGCGGAGTGTTTGACAAACCGGTGGTGACCCCGATCCTGCCCGTGCAGCCATTTTTCCCGGCCGAAGAGTACCACCAGGACTATTACCGGAAAAACCCCCTCCGCTACAAATTCTACCGCACCGGTTCGGGGCGTGACCGGTTCCTGGAGAAAATCTGGGGTGAAAAAAAAGAGCCCGGGATCAGCAGCAAGGACCCGGCTGAACTCGAAAAAAGACTGACACCACTCCAGTACAAGGTCACTCGGCAGAACGGCACCGAGCCGCCTTTCTTAAACCAGTACTGGGACAATAAAATAGAGGGGATCTATGTCGACGTTGTCTCCGGGGAACCCCTCTTCAGTTCAAAGGACAAGTATGATTCCGGGACCGGCTGGCCGAGTTTCACAAGACCACTGGTTCCCGCAAATATTGTCGAGAAGGAAGATCGCGCCCTGTTCTCGGTCCGCACCGAAGTACGGAGCAGAAAAGGCGACTCCCACCTGGGCCATGTGTTCAACGACGGCCCTGAACCCACCGGCCTGCGCTACTGCATCAATTCAGCCGCCCTGCGCTTCATCCCGGCCGACAAACTGGCAGCTGAAGGGTATGAGAGATATTGGTAG
- a CDS encoding response regulator — protein sequence MSTADLKVLIIDTTQSIRISSKPILVKEMGFSAENILESNNGRRALDLLQTEEIDLVLCEWDIPEISGIELLKFVRSSNNCHSTEFVFVTSNSDQHNILEAVNCKVSQYIVKPFSTDSFIGKINAALGSKNRRVHKRHSVKSEHDLTVMRADKLLTTGKMINLSKSGVLAKLALFRSITVTDVFDLKISVFGRSGKQYFNTIQAELVRIEKLKETTEKNFVLYAFVFEEMDMVQKNFIDRIIETRDE from the coding sequence ATGTCCACCGCCGATCTGAAAGTACTGATCATCGACACCACCCAGAGTATCCGCATCAGCAGCAAACCCATCCTGGTGAAAGAGATGGGGTTTTCCGCCGAGAACATTCTTGAGAGCAATAATGGCCGACGCGCCCTCGACCTTCTGCAGACTGAAGAAATTGATCTGGTTCTCTGTGAATGGGATATCCCGGAAATCTCGGGCATAGAACTCCTTAAATTTGTCAGATCGAGCAACAACTGTCACTCCACCGAGTTTGTCTTCGTCACTTCAAATTCCGACCAGCACAACATTCTGGAGGCCGTGAACTGCAAGGTATCGCAGTACATCGTCAAACCATTCAGCACCGACAGTTTTATCGGAAAAATCAACGCCGCCCTGGGTTCAAAAAACCGCCGGGTCCACAAACGGCATTCAGTAAAGAGCGAACACGACCTGACCGTCATGAGGGCGGACAAGCTTCTGACAACGGGAAAGATGATCAATCTGAGCAAGAGCGGGGTTCTCGCAAAGCTCGCCCTTTTTCGCTCCATCACCGTGACCGACGTCTTTGATCTCAAGATCTCGGTTTTCGGCAGATCGGGAAAACAGTATTTCAATACCATCCAGGCCGAGCTGGTCAGGATTGAGAAACTGAAAGAGACTACAGAGAAAAATTTCGTCCTCTACGCCTTCGTCTTTGAGGAAATGGACATGGTGCAGAAAAATTTTATCGACAGGATCATCGAGACCAGAGACGAGTAG
- a CDS encoding YkgJ family cysteine cluster protein — MRLEDLNNAYDEEVADCGFRCRKGCAACCTRSVNMTTMEGERILRFLEEQGWGLPDLHSVGDVSTPPCTTNHAAACYLEEKFPPAGEEAPWEYQPCLFLNKNTCTIYPVRPFGCRSFGSVIDCGTEGSAEAPEWFISLNLFVMQLIEDLDRGGCWGNMFAVLGYLSGSQGAGKLRHCETIPGFLVHGEEGRRVISFLAHLRSAVGENDQLKDIYKLLGRSIRREA; from the coding sequence TTGCGACTTGAAGACCTGAATAATGCCTATGACGAAGAGGTTGCCGATTGCGGCTTCCGGTGTCGGAAAGGGTGTGCGGCGTGCTGTACCAGGAGTGTGAACATGACCACCATGGAGGGAGAGAGAATCCTCCGCTTTCTTGAAGAACAGGGGTGGGGGTTGCCCGATCTGCATTCCGTGGGGGATGTTTCGACCCCGCCCTGCACCACCAATCATGCGGCGGCCTGTTATCTGGAGGAGAAGTTTCCTCCGGCAGGAGAGGAGGCGCCCTGGGAGTATCAGCCATGCCTGTTCCTCAACAAGAATACCTGCACCATTTATCCGGTGCGGCCATTCGGCTGCAGGAGTTTCGGCTCCGTGATCGACTGCGGGACGGAAGGTTCCGCCGAAGCTCCGGAATGGTTTATTTCCCTCAATCTTTTTGTCATGCAGCTCATAGAAGATCTGGATCGCGGAGGGTGCTGGGGCAATATGTTTGCGGTTCTCGGTTATCTGTCGGGCAGTCAGGGGGCCGGAAAACTGCGGCATTGCGAAACAATTCCGGGGTTCCTGGTTCATGGTGAAGAGGGGCGGCGGGTGATATCTTTCCTCGCACATTTAAGGTCGGCGGTCGGGGAGAATGATCAGCTGAAGGATATTTACAAATTACTGGGGCGGTCGATCAGAAGGGAGGCCTGA
- a CDS encoding HlyD family efflux transporter periplasmic adaptor subunit, giving the protein MTNSNSYRILQASLLLVMLLFHPGDGFPAEDNPGIAREATRRSVLTGFTRARATMRIVSQVSDHILEVRGDVGDPIGSDGVFAVIDTTLAELDLQNILLSQKKITSKITYLEKEVARFATLLKQQSTAEAKFDSLEQELDQAKLALENLRNDERKAREMIERHTIRGRAGWQIIQRSVEPGEWVSAGKVLAEIGDFRTLTVPFALSHEEYTRLQKNSAALFLHLPELNTRVAAAIHRVSPGFDQNTRKLNLEIEITDPLPEKRGGIRAELVLETPDPSGAVIVPESALSSRYDTSWVTGLDGEKIPVVKLGPGPTAGTLRISSPRLRPGDRFRLTNPVIESNTGRP; this is encoded by the coding sequence ATGACAAATAGCAACTCATACCGAATCCTGCAAGCCTCTCTGCTGCTCGTTATGCTCCTCTTTCATCCGGGCGATGGTTTCCCGGCAGAAGACAACCCAGGAATCGCCCGCGAGGCCACCAGAAGATCAGTACTTACCGGTTTCACCAGGGCCCGGGCAACAATGCGGATCGTAAGCCAGGTTTCCGACCATATTCTCGAAGTCAGAGGGGATGTCGGCGACCCGATCGGCAGCGACGGGGTTTTTGCGGTTATCGACACCACCCTTGCTGAACTGGATCTCCAGAACATCCTGCTGAGCCAGAAAAAAATCACCAGTAAAATAACCTACCTGGAAAAAGAGGTGGCACGATTCGCGACACTTCTGAAACAGCAATCCACCGCCGAGGCCAAATTCGACTCCCTGGAACAGGAACTCGACCAGGCGAAACTGGCCCTCGAAAACCTCAGGAATGATGAGCGGAAGGCGCGGGAAATGATCGAGAGGCATACCATCAGGGGGCGGGCCGGCTGGCAGATCATTCAACGCTCCGTCGAACCCGGCGAATGGGTTTCGGCGGGAAAAGTCCTGGCCGAGATCGGTGACTTCCGGACCCTCACGGTGCCCTTTGCCCTGAGCCATGAGGAATACACCCGGCTGCAGAAAAATTCCGCCGCCCTCTTTCTCCACCTTCCCGAACTGAATACCAGGGTCGCCGCCGCCATTCACAGGGTTTCGCCCGGCTTTGACCAGAACACCAGAAAGCTCAATCTGGAGATTGAGATAACCGACCCTCTCCCGGAAAAACGCGGCGGCATCCGGGCCGAACTGGTTCTTGAAACACCTGACCCGTCCGGGGCGGTCATCGTTCCCGAATCAGCCCTTTCCAGCCGCTACGACACCTCGTGGGTCACCGGATTAGACGGCGAAAAGATCCCGGTCGTCAAACTCGGGCCCGGCCCGACCGCCGGAACGCTGCGGATCTCATCTCCCCGGCTCAGGCCCGGTGACCGGTTCCGCCTCACCAATCCTGTGATTGAAAGCAACACCGGACGGCCATGA
- a CDS encoding efflux RND transporter permease subunit, with amino-acid sequence MKEIVRFTLAQKVLINLLFVLLMVVGAFALFNSPVERYPNIEFGKAYVTTYFPGASPRDVEALITQKIEDAIENLENLEYIRSTSYRERSSILVKFIDDTDYRASYDELRLKVQAVIDELPKEADPPRFTFIDVNMWQPTVSINLYGDRDNRTLTLMGEELKTAIRQISGVKEVKLNGEFQREFHIQLAPELLSKLGITFDQVANALQTANISIPAGDYTIDGGEFIIKVDERFRERRQVLDTIVRRDADGSFVRVSDLSAEAFLSHRDPFVLTSVNGKDCVTLQVIKTPEANALTIVAKVREIIKEYEESFAKENVHLILTQDSTVRIRDSMRVLGTNLVIGIFLVCLLIWYFMGFRNAALTTIGIPFAFLVTMVVLYLTGNSVNEISLFAFVLVSGIIVDDAIVVVENIFRHTQMGKDVSTSIIDGTAEVFLPVVSATLTTCAAFLPMLIMTGSTGDFFAIIPKAISFALLASLVECLFILPIHYLDYGPRPDADESDKAEENMVMRLCRQLFDRLLRTSLKYRFTTMGLLFIAFVVAMFIAIVSITGRMNLIRVEFFPDDYSLYYVEVTGPAGTPIEETSALIKKLSTALEAEGAGVTESAVAFAGFYINDDYQPVWGNNLGHVVVTLPAKKVRKFADYPKNDVIAHLDRIKAKLLEKTTGSGFSLRIRPEKDGPPEDKDVNIRILGANLNSVQELAGEIKNFLLENKALATELEDLGDDQGHPSRVFRYRIKADRAAEYGLTVTQAAYLAASILNGRNIGTFRLSDEDVDIKLKTDPGSFTSLEDSLSLVILEHPSGPVRLADIAGVENYLEQGYLNRFQGMRAISLTADIRPGSSQSASSVVRLVREHYRTIRDRYPGATLNFSGEFASTRNSFISLTYAFMIAVLLIYLILATQFQSYLHPLAILLAIVFSLIGITFGTFFSRSLFTVNSFIAIVGVTGVVVNDSLVLIEFINKKYRTGIPRRQAIIEATHTRLRPILLTTLTTTLGLLPMAIGFPEYSVVWGTMAMTFVTGLCTATFLTIFVVPVQWDLIEGAKARWEKRKKRRTSDR; translated from the coding sequence ATGAAAGAAATTGTCCGCTTCACTCTGGCCCAGAAGGTGCTGATCAACCTGCTCTTCGTGCTGTTGATGGTCGTCGGCGCTTTTGCCCTTTTCAATTCTCCGGTTGAACGATATCCCAACATCGAGTTCGGCAAGGCCTATGTCACCACCTACTTTCCGGGGGCTTCCCCCAGGGATGTCGAGGCCCTGATCACCCAGAAGATCGAGGATGCCATCGAGAACCTGGAAAACCTGGAGTACATCCGCTCCACCTCCTACCGTGAACGGTCAAGCATCCTGGTCAAATTCATTGACGACACCGACTACCGCGCGAGCTATGACGAGCTGCGCCTCAAGGTCCAGGCGGTCATCGACGAACTGCCGAAAGAAGCGGACCCGCCCAGATTCACCTTTATCGATGTCAACATGTGGCAGCCGACCGTGAGCATCAATCTGTACGGCGACCGCGACAATCGGACCCTGACCCTGATGGGCGAAGAGCTGAAAACCGCGATCCGCCAGATCTCCGGGGTGAAGGAAGTAAAACTGAACGGTGAATTCCAGCGAGAATTCCATATCCAGCTGGCCCCGGAACTGCTCAGCAAACTGGGCATCACCTTTGATCAGGTTGCCAATGCCCTGCAGACCGCCAATATCAGCATCCCGGCCGGCGACTACACGATTGACGGAGGAGAGTTCATCATCAAGGTCGACGAGAGGTTCCGGGAGCGCCGGCAGGTCCTCGACACCATCGTCAGACGCGACGCCGACGGTTCGTTCGTCAGGGTGAGCGACCTCTCCGCAGAGGCCTTTCTCTCCCACCGAGACCCGTTTGTGCTCACTTCGGTGAACGGCAAGGACTGCGTGACCCTGCAGGTCATCAAAACGCCCGAGGCCAACGCTTTAACGATCGTCGCGAAGGTCCGTGAAATCATCAAGGAGTATGAGGAATCCTTCGCCAAGGAGAACGTCCACCTGATCCTGACCCAGGATTCAACGGTAAGAATCCGCGATTCCATGCGGGTGCTGGGAACCAACCTCGTGATCGGGATCTTTCTGGTCTGCCTGCTCATCTGGTACTTCATGGGCTTCCGGAATGCCGCCCTGACAACAATCGGGATCCCGTTCGCCTTTCTGGTCACCATGGTCGTTCTCTATCTCACCGGGAATTCGGTCAATGAGATCTCCCTTTTCGCCTTCGTTCTGGTGAGCGGGATCATCGTCGACGACGCCATTGTCGTGGTTGAGAACATCTTCCGCCACACCCAGATGGGCAAAGATGTCTCGACCAGCATCATCGACGGCACCGCCGAGGTTTTTCTCCCCGTCGTTTCGGCCACCCTGACCACCTGTGCGGCATTCCTGCCGATGCTGATCATGACCGGCTCAACCGGAGATTTCTTTGCAATCATTCCCAAGGCCATCTCCTTTGCCCTGCTCGCCTCGCTTGTCGAATGCCTGTTCATCCTCCCCATCCATTACCTGGATTACGGCCCCAGACCTGATGCCGATGAGAGTGACAAGGCAGAAGAAAACATGGTCATGAGGCTCTGCCGGCAGCTGTTTGACAGACTTCTCAGAACATCCCTGAAATATCGGTTCACCACCATGGGGCTGCTTTTCATTGCCTTCGTAGTCGCGATGTTCATCGCCATCGTCTCGATCACCGGCAGGATGAACCTGATCCGGGTCGAGTTTTTCCCCGACGACTACTCTCTTTACTACGTCGAGGTGACCGGCCCGGCCGGAACCCCCATCGAAGAGACCTCTGCCCTCATCAAGAAGCTCTCGACCGCCCTTGAAGCGGAAGGCGCCGGAGTGACTGAATCGGCGGTCGCCTTTGCCGGTTTTTACATCAATGACGATTATCAGCCGGTCTGGGGGAACAATCTCGGCCATGTGGTGGTCACCCTGCCGGCAAAAAAGGTCCGAAAATTCGCCGATTACCCGAAAAACGACGTGATCGCGCATCTGGACCGGATCAAAGCAAAACTCCTGGAAAAAACAACCGGCAGCGGATTTTCCCTGAGAATTCGCCCGGAAAAAGACGGGCCACCCGAAGACAAGGACGTCAACATCAGAATCCTCGGCGCGAATCTCAATTCGGTTCAGGAACTGGCAGGCGAAATCAAAAACTTTCTTCTGGAAAACAAGGCGCTGGCCACCGAACTGGAAGATCTCGGTGATGACCAGGGACACCCGAGCCGGGTTTTCCGCTATCGGATCAAAGCCGACCGGGCAGCCGAATACGGTCTGACCGTAACCCAGGCCGCCTATCTTGCCGCTTCGATCCTGAACGGCCGCAATATCGGCACCTTCAGATTGAGTGATGAGGATGTGGACATTAAACTGAAAACCGATCCGGGCAGCTTCACAAGTCTTGAAGACAGCCTGTCACTGGTCATCCTGGAGCACCCCAGCGGCCCGGTAAGGCTCGCGGATATCGCCGGCGTCGAAAACTATCTGGAACAGGGCTATCTCAACAGATTCCAGGGCATGCGGGCAATCAGCCTGACCGCCGATATCCGACCGGGCTCATCCCAGTCGGCCTCCTCGGTGGTCCGTCTGGTCAGGGAACATTACCGGACGATCCGCGATCGATATCCTGGAGCGACCCTCAATTTCTCCGGAGAATTTGCCAGCACCAGGAACTCCTTCATCTCGCTCACCTACGCCTTTATGATCGCAGTGCTTCTGATCTACCTGATTCTCGCCACCCAGTTCCAGTCGTACCTGCACCCCCTGGCGATACTCCTGGCCATCGTCTTCTCGCTGATCGGCATCACCTTCGGAACCTTTTTTTCCCGGTCGCTTTTCACCGTCAACAGCTTTATCGCCATCGTCGGGGTCACCGGGGTGGTCGTCAACGACTCCCTGGTTCTGATAGAGTTCATCAACAAAAAATACCGCACCGGGATACCCCGCCGTCAGGCGATTATTGAGGCCACCCACACCAGGCTGCGACCGATCCTCCTGACCACGCTTACCACAACTCTCGGCCTTCTCCCGATGGCCATTGGTTTTCCTGAATACTCAGTCGTCTGGGGCACCATGGCCATGACCTTCGTGACCGGCCTCTGCACCGCCACCTTCCTGACCATATTCGTGGTCCCGGTCCAATGGGACCTGATTGAGGGAGCCAAAGCTCGCTGGGAAAAAAGAAAGAAAAGACGTACTTCAGATCGGTGA
- a CDS encoding response regulator: MVDFRQKHRFITYPATFKPWLKWSIFLFLLILYYAFAPWMYVNIGTVSRLFAFFYVIPAALFWGGRTGIILTAISTAPVGFVHLLVVGEASEGGLIGPVFAIIIAGLVGYLRDLSLSLEEELARREGVELELLNLKTNLEEEVSKRTGELISANYELQDVINDRSAVEKQMSRLAMAIEQASEEVMITDVQGVIEYVNPAFERVTGYSRREAIGSKPSILKSGEHDLQFYKNLWETISRGQVWRGRFVNRSRNGSRLVEDATISPVYDSQGKINGYVSVKRDVTEFEKREAQNRQAQKMEAIGALAGGIAHDFNNILFGIFGYTEIAMRRAEDQPAIREALEEVMKGGRRAKDLVRQILTFSRQRDAKWQPVQVKLVIKEVLNLLRSVLPATVEIKQKVTSESMVLADPTQIHQVFMNLCTNAQYAMREKGGVLTVTLEDGKIDEEEIAETSDIKPGEYIVLTVEDTGHGIPEDVVARIFEPFFTTKGEGEGTGMGLSTTRNIVSDCGGAITVESTPGEGSTFRVLLPICRKDIREITVSTIGGLPGGKERVMVVDDEAPLVRMICEMLTGLGYSAKGFSSSSEALQAFTVDPQVVDLVVTDVTMPLLNGLELTGRLIRTRPSIPVIMVTGFSEVVDEAKARAAGVKGYLLKPISIRELAVTVRDVLDGKVRSD; this comes from the coding sequence TCAGACAAAAGCATCGATTCATTACCTATCCGGCCACTTTCAAGCCCTGGCTGAAATGGTCCATCTTTCTTTTCTTGCTCATTCTTTATTATGCCTTCGCCCCCTGGATGTATGTCAATATCGGCACGGTGTCACGCCTCTTTGCTTTCTTCTATGTCATTCCGGCCGCATTATTCTGGGGAGGAAGAACAGGCATCATTCTGACCGCGATTTCAACCGCGCCGGTTGGATTTGTCCATCTCCTGGTAGTTGGTGAGGCTTCCGAAGGGGGATTGATCGGGCCTGTTTTCGCGATAATTATTGCCGGGCTGGTCGGTTATTTGCGAGATCTGTCTCTCTCTCTGGAGGAGGAGCTCGCCCGCAGGGAGGGTGTGGAACTTGAGCTGCTCAACCTGAAAACGAATCTTGAAGAAGAGGTCAGCAAGAGAACCGGGGAGCTGATTTCGGCCAATTATGAGCTTCAGGATGTGATCAATGATCGTTCGGCGGTCGAGAAACAGATGTCCCGCCTGGCCATGGCCATCGAGCAGGCGTCCGAAGAGGTGATGATCACTGATGTCCAGGGGGTGATTGAGTATGTCAATCCGGCGTTTGAAAGGGTGACCGGTTATTCGCGACGGGAGGCAATCGGCAGCAAGCCGTCTATTCTTAAAAGCGGAGAGCATGATCTGCAATTTTATAAAAACCTGTGGGAGACGATCTCCCGGGGTCAGGTCTGGCGCGGGAGATTTGTGAACCGGAGCAGGAACGGATCGAGGCTTGTCGAAGATGCAACCATTTCGCCGGTGTATGATTCCCAGGGCAAGATCAATGGTTATGTTTCGGTGAAACGTGATGTGACGGAATTTGAGAAGAGGGAGGCGCAAAACCGGCAGGCCCAGAAAATGGAGGCGATTGGCGCCCTGGCCGGGGGAATCGCCCACGATTTCAACAATATTCTCTTCGGGATATTCGGCTACACCGAGATTGCCATGCGTCGGGCCGAAGATCAGCCCGCGATCAGGGAAGCCCTTGAAGAGGTGATGAAGGGCGGCCGGAGAGCCAAGGACCTGGTGAGACAGATCCTGACCTTCTCCCGGCAGCGAGATGCCAAGTGGCAGCCGGTCCAGGTGAAACTGGTTATCAAAGAGGTGCTGAATCTTCTGCGGTCGGTGTTGCCGGCCACGGTTGAAATCAAACAGAAAGTCACGTCCGAGAGCATGGTCCTTGCGGATCCGACCCAGATCCATCAGGTCTTCATGAATCTCTGCACCAATGCCCAGTATGCGATGCGCGAGAAAGGAGGTGTCCTCACGGTAACCCTTGAAGACGGGAAGATTGATGAGGAGGAAATCGCCGAGACCTCGGATATCAAGCCCGGGGAATACATTGTGCTCACTGTGGAGGATACCGGGCACGGTATTCCTGAAGACGTGGTGGCCAGAATATTCGAACCATTTTTCACGACCAAAGGCGAGGGTGAAGGGACCGGCATGGGGCTGTCGACAACCCGGAACATCGTCAGTGATTGCGGCGGGGCGATCACCGTGGAGAGCACACCCGGCGAGGGCAGTACATTCAGGGTTCTGCTGCCGATCTGCAGGAAGGACATCAGGGAAATAACGGTGTCAACCATCGGCGGGCTGCCCGGCGGCAAGGAGAGGGTGATGGTTGTCGATGATGAGGCGCCCCTGGTCAGGATGATTTGCGAGATGCTTACCGGTTTGGGCTACAGCGCCAAAGGTTTCTCAAGCAGTTCTGAGGCGTTGCAGGCTTTCACGGTCGATCCGCAAGTGGTTGATCTGGTGGTGACCGATGTGACCATGCCCCTCCTGAACGGCCTCGAGCTGACCGGCAGGTTGATCCGGACAAGACCTTCGATACCGGTCATTATGGTCACTGGTTTTTCAGAGGTGGTCGATGAGGCGAAAGCCCGTGCGGCAGGCGTGAAAGGATATCTGCTGAAGCCGATCTCGATCAGAGAGCTTGCCGTGACCGTCCGTGATGTTCTGGACGGGAAAGTCCGGAGTGACTGA